One part of the Streptomyces ferrugineus genome encodes these proteins:
- a CDS encoding amino acid permease, which yields MSSTLFRTKRVEQSILDTEEPEHALKKSLSALDLTVFGVGVIIGTGIFVLTGTVAKNNAGPAVALAFVTAGVACALAALCYAEFASTVPVAGSAYTFSYASLGELPAWIIGWDLVLEFALGTAVVAVGWSGYIQSLMDNAGWEMPAGLGSREGTGEFGFDILAAALVLVLTCILVVGMKLSARITSLVVAIKVIVVLTVIVAGAFFIDGDNYDPFVPETQTVEAGSSLQAPLIQLMFGWAPSNYGVMGIFTAASVVFFAFIGFDVVATAAEETRNPQRDMPRGILGSLLICTTLYVAVSIVVTGMQHYTDLSVDAPLADAFKATGHPWFAGFISFGAAVGLTTVCMILLLGQTRVFFAMSRDGLLPRFFSRVHPRFRTPHRPTILLGVVIAVLAGFTPLTELAALVNIGTLFAFVVVAIGVIILRRTRPDLHRAFRTPWVPVIPVLSVCASLWLMINLPTETWVRFAIWMAAGFLVYFFYSRFHSRLARHEETTVGEVMRRPRRGER from the coding sequence GTGAGCAGCACACTCTTCCGCACGAAGAGAGTCGAGCAGTCCATCCTCGATACCGAGGAGCCGGAGCACGCGCTCAAGAAGTCCTTGTCCGCGCTGGATCTGACCGTCTTCGGCGTCGGTGTCATCATCGGCACCGGAATCTTCGTGCTCACCGGCACCGTCGCCAAGAACAACGCCGGACCCGCGGTGGCCCTGGCGTTCGTCACGGCCGGTGTCGCCTGCGCGCTGGCCGCCCTCTGCTATGCCGAGTTCGCGTCCACCGTCCCGGTCGCCGGGTCCGCGTACACCTTCTCCTACGCCTCGCTCGGCGAACTGCCCGCCTGGATCATCGGCTGGGACCTGGTCCTGGAGTTCGCGCTGGGCACGGCGGTGGTGGCCGTCGGCTGGTCGGGCTACATCCAGTCGCTCATGGACAACGCGGGCTGGGAGATGCCCGCGGGCCTCGGCAGCAGAGAGGGGACCGGCGAATTCGGCTTCGACATCCTCGCCGCCGCGCTCGTCCTCGTCCTCACCTGCATCCTCGTGGTCGGCATGAAGCTGTCGGCGCGGATCACGTCCCTGGTCGTCGCCATCAAGGTGATCGTCGTGTTGACCGTGATCGTCGCGGGCGCCTTCTTCATCGACGGCGACAACTACGACCCGTTCGTCCCCGAGACGCAGACGGTGGAGGCCGGCAGCAGCCTCCAGGCCCCGCTGATCCAGCTGATGTTCGGCTGGGCCCCGTCCAACTACGGCGTGATGGGCATCTTCACCGCCGCCTCGGTCGTGTTCTTCGCCTTCATCGGCTTCGACGTGGTGGCCACCGCCGCCGAGGAGACCAGGAACCCGCAGCGCGACATGCCCCGCGGCATCCTCGGCTCGCTCCTGATCTGCACCACGCTGTACGTCGCCGTGTCGATCGTCGTCACGGGCATGCAGCACTACACCGACCTGTCCGTCGACGCCCCGCTCGCCGACGCCTTCAAGGCGACCGGGCATCCCTGGTTCGCGGGCTTCATCAGCTTCGGCGCCGCGGTCGGCCTGACGACGGTCTGCATGATCCTGCTCCTCGGCCAGACCCGCGTCTTCTTCGCGATGAGCCGCGACGGACTGCTGCCCCGCTTCTTCTCCCGCGTCCACCCGAGGTTCAGGACCCCGCACCGGCCGACCATCCTGCTCGGTGTGGTCATCGCGGTCCTCGCCGGCTTCACCCCGCTCACCGAACTCGCCGCCCTGGTGAACATCGGCACCCTGTTCGCCTTCGTGGTCGTGGCCATCGGCGTGATCATCCTGCGCAGGACCCGCCCCGACCTGCACCGGGCCTTCCGCACCCCGTGGGTGCCGGTCATCCCGGTCCTGTCGGTGTGCGCCTCGCTGTGGCTGATGATCAACCTGCCCACCGAGACCTGGGTCCGCTTCGCCATCTGGATGGCGGCGGGCTTCCTCGTGTACTTCTTCTACAGCCGCTTCCACAGCCGTCTCGCGCGGCATGAGGAGACGACGGTGGGCGAGGTCATGAGGCGGCCGCGACGGGGCGAGCGGTAG